In Candidatus Moanabacter tarae, the genomic stretch TGCTATGCCCACTAGGCGAAGACGGTCTGGATTTGCGCGAACAACTCGAAGTGTACTAGCTCCGATTGATCCAGTTGCACCGAGTAGGGCGATGTTCTTAGGGCGCATGATAATGAGTAACTAAAGTATCTTATACATTAATTGCAGAAGAAGAGAATAGGTACCACATTGTAGAGAGCGGGAAAACGCAACCGATTACTGGACCTCATCGAATCGTAACGGCCAGAGCAATCTTTTGATTCCCTGATCTAGGTTTTAGTAAGACACTCCATATCGAGATAAGATAAAGTTGAAACTTAAAGTTCCTTATTTCATGAGGTCTTATCTGAATGCTCAAAGCAAATAAGGATCGATTCTTAGCTGATCAAAAAGACTCGAATCAGAACATAGCCGCAGGGAGCACTGATAAGTAGGCTGTCAGCGAGATCGAGGGCACCGCCGATTCCAGGAATAATGGTCCCTGAATCTTTCTGGTGCGCCAAGCGTTTCAGGTACGATTGAACGAGATCTGACACAATCGCAGTTGCCGAGATTGGGAAAGCAAGTAGAACAGCAGATGCGGGCGAGAATAATTGAGGCAGGTGGTTCTTGAATGCGAGAACGTATGTGGCCCCAGCAAGCCCGGATACGACAACCCCCCCGATCGCGCCTTCCCAAGTCTTATTCGGGCTCGTCTTGGGCGCTATCTTCCTACTGCCAATAGCTTTACCGACGAGTAGACCTCCGACATCGGTAAATTTGGCAGTCAGAATAAGCCAGACAGCAAGAAGTAAACCTTCTTTTCTGTCAGTCGGTAGATTAAGGGTAAGAACGATAAAGCTTAGAGCGAAAGGAATGCAGAGAATTCCGAAGAGTGTTACGGCTACTCTTCTAGTAATTGACGAGCTGCTAAATTCGGCTAGCGCAGTGGAGGCCAGGCAGATGAGAGAAAGAATGATGAAATCTTGGAAGGTTCCGAAATAAGAAACGAGAATAAGAACCGTTCCAAGAGCTGCTCCTGGCTGGACGTATCCAGGCCTTCCGGACTTTTCGAGCAGGGTGTAGAATTCAGACTGTGCTAGGATAGAAAGAGAAACTACCAGAAGAAGTCCGGCAATGGGACCAAACAGGACAAGAACTACTATAATTGTGCTCCAAAGGACCAGGGTACTGAGAACTCTAGG encodes the following:
- the cdsA gene encoding Phosphatidate cytidylyltransferase — translated: MTPRVLSTLVLWSTIIVVLVLFGPIAGLLLVVSLSILAQSEFYTLLEKSGRPGYVQPGAALGTVLILVSYFGTFQDFIILSLICLASTALAEFSSSSITRRVAVTLFGILCIPFALSFIVLTLNLPTDRKEGLLLAVWLILTAKFTDVGGLLVGKAIGSRKIAPKTSPNKTWEGAIGGVVVSGLAGATYVLAFKNHLPQLFSPASAVLLAFPISATAIVSDLVQSYLKRLAHQKDSGTIIPGIGGALDLADSLLISAPCGYVLIRVFLIS